TGTCGGCATAAACCTTTTCCAGCGTACGTGCCACTTTCGCCACCACACTGGCAACATTAACCTGCCGCGCCAGCGTTCCAGTGTCGCCGGTGCTGACAGCGCGCTGCAGTTGGTAGCTGATAATCTGGTTCATCCGATCAAGCTGTTCCTGCACCAGCGACGCCTGGTTGATGTCGGACGTGTGGCTGCCAAGTTCGCCCTGAATAACCGCCAGTGGCGTCTTCAGACTATGCGCCAGATCTGCCAGCGTGGTTCGATAGCGCGACTGCTGCTTGCGTTCAGATTGAATCAACAGATTAAGATTCTGGGTCACCGCACTCAGTTCCCGGGGATAGGATGGGTCCAGTGTCTCACTTTGGCCGGACTCAATTTTTTTCAGGTCTCGGGCCAGGCGACGCAGGGGCGCCAACCCCCAGCGCAGGAGCAGAATCTGCAATATCAGCAACAACACTGCCAGGCCGCCAAGCCAGGACCAGAGACTGTTTCTGAAATTGCTCGCCTCGGCCTCGATGGTATCGGTTGACTCCAGCACCGAGAACAGAATCGGTGACAGCCTGTTCTCCCAGGTAACGGCATAACTGGTCACAAAAAACTCAGTGCCAGCCTTGGTGCGCAAACGTCCGAACCGGGTTTCACCAATCGCCAGGTCGTGATTCAGACCCAGCGTTTCATAATCAATATCAAGTGCTGATGACGTTCGCAGCAGCTCGCCCTCGCTGGCGCTGCTGATAAAACCGTAGAGGTTTGAATTCAGTTGCGAGAATCGCGGCTCGCGAAGGTTTTCGCTGAAATAGAAGTTGCCATCGGCTTCATCAACCGCCGCCAGCAGGACATAAATCTGCACCTGAAGCTGCTCGGCAACACCCGTCTCCAGACTGTTGCGAAAAGCCCGGTCAAGCACCGCCCCAGTCAGGCCCAGAAATACCGTCAGTAATACCGTAACGGCGACCAGCAGTCGACTCTGTAGGGAATAGCCACCGAGACGGGCCGTCACCATGTCAATCCGGTGCCCGCATTCGATAACCCTGGCCACGCACAGTTTCAATCGGTTGCAGAGTCTGCTCGGGATCCAGCTTTTGTCGCAGGCGTCGCACAAAAACTTCCAGGACATTGCTGTCTCGGTCGTAATCCTGCGCATACAGATGTTCGGTCAGTTCAGCCTTGGATATGACCTGGTCCGGGTGCAGCATCAGATATTCCAGCGTCTTGTACTCATAAGCAGTCAGCTCGACATTAGCGCCATGGACGCTCACCCGTTTGGCGGAAGTGTCCAGTTGCACGGGGCCGCACGTGATTGTCGGACTCGCAAACCCCGCAGCACGTCGCAGCAGAGCATTCAAACGAGCCTGAATCTCCTCCAGGCGGAAAGGTTTGACAACATAATCATCCGCGCCAGCATCCAGTCCTGCCACCTTGTCCTGCCAGTCGCCGCGCGCAGTCAGTATCAGCACCGGGAATCGCTTGCCGGCCTCACGCAATTGCCGGATGACACTGATGCCATCAAGTTTTGGCAGACCCAGATCAATAATGGCGGCATCGTATTCATATTCGGTGGCCTGATACAGGCCGATAACACCGTCTGCAGCATCATCGACAACATAACCCGCACGCTCCAGTCCCGATTTCAGTTGCTGCCGCAACAGGCTTTCATCTTCGACGACCAACAACCGCATGTTCTACTCCCTGCTTAGCGCACCTGTCGCCTGATCTACAAATACTGTGTAGATGTTGCCCTCGTTATCCAGTCTCACCCGAAACCGCAGACGGCCGTCCTGGCGGACCTGGTTGATACTGATGACGGTACCGGGAAAAATGGCCCGTACTCTTTCCAGTGCCTGCTCCTGATTCACCGGACCTGACTGCTCACTGGCCTGCTCACCCTGCTGTGACGCCACTGCCATCACCGGCGAGGCAATCACAACAACACTGGCCAGCAAACCCAGAGTGCACGACAACACACACTGTCGGATGCTTCGTCGATGATCCTTTAGCAAAACTGGCAACTTCATATAACCCCACTGAAAATGACTGGCATTGACTGTAAAACCGGCACCACTGGCCAGGCAGCCAAACCCGCCACCGAGGCCTTCAGCGCACTGGTTCAACCTGCACCCGCAAGCGGATCTGCTCACCCGGGTCATCGTCCATCCGGACAGAAAAGTCTTCACCGTTGTACCGGTATCTGACCTGATAACCCATCAGCCGCTCTTCATCGTAGTATTCGTCAACAACCTTGCAATGCTGCACGGTTTCATAGCGGGCGGGTTCATGACGACTGTTGGCAGCCACTATATCACGGCCAACTGAGTGCCCCAAGACAGCGCCTACGACAGTGCCTACCTTGCGACTGGAACTGTTATTGCCCACCGCGTTGCCAATCGCGCCGCCAACAATAGCGCTGATCAACGCTGGCGTCCGACTGCCGGAACGATGCGAATCCCTGACCTGTACCTGTTCCTGCCAGCATTCTTCCCGAGGCGCAGACACGGTAACTGCCTGGTAAATCGGCCGCGACTCCAGCACATCGGCATAAACATACTGGGTTTGCGCCAGCGCCGATGATGACATCCACAAAACAGCGGCGCCGAGACCCAACATGCCGACCGCTTTTTTCCTTTTCCCGTCAGACTTTTTCATAGCACACCTCATTATTGTCCTGATTCGATTGTCAGAGTAAGGCGCGACAGCTGAATCCAGACTTAACGGCATGGTAATTCCTGCTGCTGATCACAACAGACCACATGAACCATCCCGGTTCAAACATAGACTATTGATTTGGCGGGAGATACAGGTACAATCCGGGCTGCTTCAAAAAATAAAAATTAAAATTCATCACGCTGTACCGGGCTTCATCACCGGCCCCACCAAGAGATTACACATGTTTCGCAAAACCCTTATTTCCGCCATTCTTATCACCCTGATCAGCACCCCGGTCGTATTTTTCCTGCACCCCCTGATCAACAATCCAGTTTTTATCACCGGCCTGATCTTCCTGGCCTGCCTGGCAACAGCTGCGCTGGCTCAGGTTGGCAGCAAACCAGCCAAATCCGGAAAACGTAAACCCGCACGCAGACACAAGGCTGACAGCAACCGCAGTAGCAGCAACGCTCCCCGCGAACTGGGCAGTGTCAAATGGTTTAACGCCAGTAAAGGCTTTGGTTTCATTACCCGCGACAGCGGTGATGATGTTTTTGTGCATTTCCGGTCAATACGCGGCGAGGGCCACCGGGTTCTGAAAGACGGTCAACGCGTTGAGTTCAGCGTCAGCCAGGGCGACAAAGGCCTGCAGGCGGACGATGTGGCCGCCGTTCAGGGCTGAAACGCAGCGGACATACTTAATAATGTGGCGGTCTGTCATCAATGGCGCCTGAGTGAACCATTCGCTCTGACTGCGCCTGCATCAGCTCCGTCAATTTGTCCCGATGCAGACTCAGTTCGCGCGTGAGCATTTCGATTTGTTTCTGTTGCCCAGCAACCACATCATTCAATGCCTGAATGCTGTCTTCCTGAAAGGCAAACCGGGTTTGCAGATCGATCAATTTCGCTTCTGTAGACATTTGTCGCCTCCCCTGACTTTAACAATGGCTGATACTGCCGAAGAATAACACGGCGTGTTGCCATGATACCGTGGTCAGGGCGGCCACTCCAGCCAGTTTCAGGGACATTGGGAGCTGGGTGCGCAACCAGCAGTCTTATAATATCTCGCGAGTCATGTAATAATCTGCAGAAAATAACTGTCTATACTATTGTGAAAATTCGACACAGCTGGCGAGCTGGAGTTCCTTCGCGGTCGCCCCTGTCAAACATTCAATCTGCATCAGCGGTAACTCAGGAGGCATTACGTCTTGACCGGTCAACCTTCTCCCCAACAATCTTCGTCACAGAGCGCCGCAGACTCGTCAAATACAGACGCCTGGGATAATGCGCCTGTCAACTGGACCAATATGATCCTGTTCACGTTGACGCCGCTGTTTGCCGTTACCCTGGTACCCTGGTATGGCTTCACGTACGGCTACAGCGTCTATGACTGGGCGGTTTTTGTCCTGCTGATGGGGTTCTGCGGCATCTCCATCACCGCTGGCTACCATCGCCTCTGGTCTCACAAAGCGTACAAGGCACACCCGATATTGCGT
The Pseudohongiella acticola DNA segment above includes these coding regions:
- a CDS encoding PepSY domain-containing protein, with protein sequence MNQCAEGLGGGFGCLASGAGFTVNASHFQWGYMKLPVLLKDHRRSIRQCVLSCTLGLLASVVVIASPVMAVASQQGEQASEQSGPVNQEQALERVRAIFPGTVISINQVRQDGRLRFRVRLDNEGNIYTVFVDQATGALSRE
- a CDS encoding ATP-binding protein, with the protein product MVTARLGGYSLQSRLLVAVTVLLTVFLGLTGAVLDRAFRNSLETGVAEQLQVQIYVLLAAVDEADGNFYFSENLREPRFSQLNSNLYGFISSASEGELLRTSSALDIDYETLGLNHDLAIGETRFGRLRTKAGTEFFVTSYAVTWENRLSPILFSVLESTDTIEAEASNFRNSLWSWLGGLAVLLLILQILLLRWGLAPLRRLARDLKKIESGQSETLDPSYPRELSAVTQNLNLLIQSERKQQSRYRTTLADLAHSLKTPLAVIQGELGSHTSDINQASLVQEQLDRMNQIISYQLQRAVSTGDTGTLARQVNVASVVAKVARTLEKVYADKAVVIKRDIDTELNFLGDERDLLEMLGNLMDNACKYGRGMVAVSASLASTMPPRMSLRVEDNGTGISVPDRERVLQRGVRLDTLAQGQGIGLAVVVDIATSYGASVSVTDSPMGGASIILEFDNIRIAD
- a CDS encoding SlyX family protein; the encoded protein is MSTEAKLIDLQTRFAFQEDSIQALNDVVAGQQKQIEMLTRELSLHRDKLTELMQAQSERMVHSGAIDDRPPHY
- a CDS encoding glycine zipper 2TM domain-containing protein; this translates as MKKSDGKRKKAVGMLGLGAAVLWMSSSALAQTQYVYADVLESRPIYQAVTVSAPREECWQEQVQVRDSHRSGSRTPALISAIVGGAIGNAVGNNSSSRKVGTVVGAVLGHSVGRDIVAANSRHEPARYETVQHCKVVDEYYDEERLMGYQVRYRYNGEDFSVRMDDDPGEQIRLRVQVEPVR
- a CDS encoding response regulator transcription factor, giving the protein MRLLVVEDESLLRQQLKSGLERAGYVVDDAADGVIGLYQATEYEYDAAIIDLGLPKLDGISVIRQLREAGKRFPVLILTARGDWQDKVAGLDAGADDYVVKPFRLEEIQARLNALLRRAAGFASPTITCGPVQLDTSAKRVSVHGANVELTAYEYKTLEYLMLHPDQVISKAELTEHLYAQDYDRDSNVLEVFVRRLRQKLDPEQTLQPIETVRGQGYRMRAPD